The following proteins are co-located in the Maridesulfovibrio sp. genome:
- the trmFO gene encoding methylenetetrahydrofolate--tRNA-(uracil(54)-C(5))-methyltransferase (FADH(2)-oxidizing) TrmFO has product MDKIAVIGGGLAGCECAMQLAKAEVPVVLFEMKPDKYSEAHHLPGLAELVCSNSLRSGELNTAIGVLKKEMEALDSVLMKAAMQARVPAGSALAVDREVFSKLVTEEIEQNEFISVVRKEIISLDDPELADFSKIVVCAGPLASEGLTESLMSKIGEQRLYFYDAIAPIVTRDSVNMDVAFYGSRYKPEDDDYLNCPMTEEQYNSFIKELKEGERVVPREFEKEIHFEGCLPIEEMADRGDMTLAFGPLKPVGLIDPRTEEQAYAVVQLRAENKDKTAFNLVGFQTKLKYPEQKRIFRMIPGLEDVEFLRMGSIHRNTYVNAPEVLDEKLALKADPRIHLAGQITGVEGYLESAACGLWVGRMLAEQAKGNELPAPPPETSIGALLGHLREAKKNFQPSNVQFGLMPALKKRAPKRARKELYGKRAMDFFEVWFEENIK; this is encoded by the coding sequence GTGGATAAAATTGCTGTAATCGGTGGCGGACTGGCTGGGTGTGAATGTGCAATGCAGCTGGCGAAGGCTGAAGTTCCGGTAGTGCTTTTCGAAATGAAGCCCGATAAATATTCCGAGGCCCATCATCTGCCCGGTCTGGCTGAACTTGTCTGTTCCAACTCTTTGCGTTCCGGTGAGCTGAACACTGCTATCGGCGTGCTTAAAAAGGAAATGGAAGCCCTTGATTCTGTCCTCATGAAAGCTGCAATGCAGGCCCGTGTTCCCGCTGGTTCTGCCTTGGCTGTGGATCGTGAGGTTTTCTCCAAACTGGTCACCGAAGAGATTGAGCAGAACGAATTCATCTCCGTTGTCCGCAAGGAAATTATTTCCCTTGATGATCCTGAACTTGCTGATTTTTCTAAGATCGTTGTTTGCGCAGGACCGCTGGCCTCCGAAGGGCTGACCGAAAGCCTGATGTCCAAGATCGGCGAACAGCGTCTATATTTTTATGATGCCATCGCGCCTATCGTGACCCGTGATTCCGTGAACATGGATGTGGCTTTCTACGGTTCCCGTTACAAGCCTGAGGATGATGATTACTTGAACTGTCCCATGACTGAGGAACAGTACAATTCTTTCATCAAGGAACTGAAAGAAGGCGAGCGCGTTGTGCCCCGCGAATTTGAAAAGGAAATCCATTTTGAAGGCTGCCTGCCCATTGAGGAGATGGCAGACCGTGGTGATATGACCCTTGCTTTTGGGCCGCTCAAGCCTGTAGGCTTGATTGATCCTCGCACTGAAGAGCAGGCTTATGCTGTTGTTCAGCTGCGTGCCGAGAACAAGGACAAGACAGCCTTCAACCTTGTCGGTTTTCAGACCAAGCTCAAGTACCCGGAGCAGAAACGTATTTTCCGTATGATTCCCGGCCTTGAAGATGTTGAATTCCTGCGCATGGGTTCCATTCACCGTAACACTTACGTTAATGCTCCTGAAGTTCTGGACGAAAAGCTGGCGCTCAAGGCCGACCCGCGCATTCACCTTGCCGGACAGATTACCGGGGTGGAAGGCTACCTTGAATCCGCTGCCTGCGGTCTCTGGGTAGGGCGCATGCTCGCCGAGCAGGCCAAAGGTAACGAATTGCCTGCACCGCCGCCGGAAACTTCCATTGGCGCACTGCTCGGTCATCTGCGTGAAGCTAAGAAAAATTTTCAGCCTTCCAACGTCCAGTTCGGACTAATGCCTGCACTCAAGAAGCGTGCACCTAAGCGCGCCCGCAAAGAACTGTACGGCAAGAGAGCAATGGATTTTTTTGAAGTTTGGTTTGAAGAGAATATTAAATAA
- a CDS encoding MATE family efflux transporter translates to MTENKQHPFEINPNRTLLTLAIPVLFSMVAEPLTGLVDTAFVAKLGPEPLASLGIGTIVFSSVFWVFGFLGIGTQTEVSHALGKGDLERASSLGWMAAGISAVIGLVLMFVVFPFLGSISGLMGGEGAVRDLAVDYMSYRLLGAPAVLVVLSCFGSLRGYQDMRSPLWIALGMNAINVVLDWCLVFGKGPFSVMGVGGAALASAISQWIGAIWAVLVVRKHYGFNTGFSLADARRLFVIGGDMFVRTGCVCLFLLLCTRFATKAGAESGAAHQAIRQFFVFLALFLDAFAISGQSLVGYFVGRADRITARKVASLVCKWSFGTGVLLTIGMYLGQGPVVWMLVPEEAAMVFGPAWLAVTFLQPINALSFATDGIHLGTGDFRYLRNAMLTAVLTSAAVLFVVDWIHPQQMLFWIWIVAGLWTTLRALFGMIRIWPGIGDGPLAAR, encoded by the coding sequence ATGACAGAAAATAAACAACATCCGTTTGAAATTAATCCGAACCGGACATTGCTGACACTGGCAATTCCGGTTCTTTTCTCTATGGTCGCCGAGCCTTTGACCGGGCTGGTAGATACCGCGTTTGTTGCCAAGCTCGGCCCGGAACCGTTGGCTTCGCTTGGTATCGGGACCATTGTATTCTCGTCTGTGTTCTGGGTTTTCGGATTCCTTGGTATCGGCACCCAGACCGAGGTCTCGCATGCCCTTGGTAAGGGCGATCTGGAAAGGGCTTCTTCTCTCGGCTGGATGGCGGCGGGTATTTCTGCTGTAATCGGTCTGGTGCTGATGTTTGTTGTCTTTCCATTTTTAGGGAGCATTTCCGGATTGATGGGCGGCGAGGGCGCTGTTCGTGATCTGGCAGTGGATTATATGAGTTACCGTTTGCTGGGCGCTCCGGCCGTACTTGTGGTGCTTTCCTGCTTCGGTTCTTTGCGCGGCTATCAGGATATGCGTTCTCCGCTGTGGATTGCGCTGGGTATGAATGCCATCAACGTGGTGCTGGATTGGTGTCTTGTTTTCGGTAAGGGTCCGTTTTCGGTAATGGGAGTCGGCGGTGCCGCGCTGGCAAGTGCCATCAGTCAGTGGATCGGTGCGATCTGGGCTGTGCTGGTAGTGCGTAAGCATTACGGATTTAATACCGGTTTCAGCCTTGCGGATGCCCGCAGGCTCTTTGTTATCGGCGGGGATATGTTCGTGCGTACTGGCTGCGTATGTTTGTTTCTGCTGCTCTGTACCCGTTTTGCCACTAAGGCCGGTGCGGAATCCGGTGCGGCGCATCAGGCTATCCGTCAGTTCTTTGTTTTTTTGGCCCTTTTTCTGGATGCTTTTGCCATCAGCGGACAATCGCTGGTGGGCTATTTTGTAGGTCGTGCAGACCGAATTACAGCTCGTAAAGTAGCTTCACTGGTTTGCAAATGGAGCTTCGGGACCGGTGTTCTTTTGACCATCGGTATGTATTTGGGGCAGGGTCCTGTGGTCTGGATGCTGGTGCCGGAAGAAGCAGCCATGGTGTTTGGGCCGGCATGGCTTGCGGTGACTTTTTTACAGCCCATTAACGCACTTTCCTTTGCTACAGACGGGATTCATCTAGGAACAGGAGATTTTCGCTATCTGCGTAATGCCATGCTTACGGCAGTATTGACGAGTGCGGCTGTCCTTTTTGTGGTAGATTGGATTCATCCGCAGCAGATGTTGTTTTGGATCTGGATAGTGGCCGGATTATGGACCACATTACGCGCTTTGTTTGGAATGATTCGTATTTGGCCCGGAATCGGAGATGGGCCGCTTGCTGCACGCTGA
- a CDS encoding sirohydrochlorin cobaltochelatase produces MQYRFGDKFKFFPAFILVCFLLIPSFAMAGHGDAKPVKKGILLAAFGSSMPEAQPSFDAIDKAVKAAFPGVSVRWAYSSAIIRNILSKEGRGVDSPVMAMTRMMDEGFTHVAVQSLHTIPGEEFEGIYDTVKRFEGMPKGMTKVTVGKPLLYSDEDMQRTVKAIIANIPKDRKSKDAVVLMGHGTHHPANIYYPASQDYFSKVDPKIFVGTVEGAPSLDDVKVLLKKSKSKKVYLIPYMSVAGDHARNDMAGDEADSWKSELSKLGYKCVPVLKGTAEFPQVLDIWVDHLKVAFKHLGDH; encoded by the coding sequence ATGCAGTACCGTTTTGGGGACAAATTCAAGTTCTTCCCCGCATTTATTCTGGTTTGTTTTCTGTTAATCCCTTCATTCGCCATGGCCGGACACGGTGATGCAAAGCCTGTTAAAAAAGGTATCCTGCTCGCAGCTTTCGGTTCCAGTATGCCTGAAGCACAGCCTTCTTTTGATGCTATCGACAAGGCTGTGAAAGCTGCATTCCCGGGCGTTTCTGTACGTTGGGCGTACTCTTCCGCAATTATCAGGAATATTCTGTCTAAAGAAGGCCGTGGAGTTGATTCCCCGGTAATGGCTATGACCAGAATGATGGATGAAGGTTTTACTCATGTGGCAGTGCAGTCCCTGCACACCATCCCCGGTGAAGAATTCGAAGGTATCTACGACACTGTAAAAAGGTTCGAAGGTATGCCTAAAGGCATGACCAAAGTGACCGTTGGTAAGCCGCTTCTTTATTCTGACGAAGACATGCAGCGTACCGTAAAAGCCATTATCGCCAACATTCCCAAGGACCGTAAGTCCAAGGATGCGGTTGTGCTTATGGGGCATGGAACTCACCATCCTGCCAACATCTATTATCCCGCTTCTCAGGATTACTTCTCCAAAGTTGATCCCAAGATTTTTGTAGGCACAGTTGAAGGTGCTCCTTCTCTTGATGATGTGAAAGTTCTGCTCAAGAAGAGCAAGTCCAAGAAAGTCTATCTCATTCCATACATGTCTGTTGCGGGCGACCATGCCCGTAATGATATGGCTGGCGATGAAGCTGACTCATGGAAATCCGAACTTTCCAAGCTGGGCTATAAGTGCGTTCCCGTACTCAAGGGAACCGCTGAATTTCCCCAGGTTCTGGATATCTGGGTTGACCACCTCAAGGTTGCTTTCAAGCATCTTGGTGACCACTAA
- a CDS encoding iron ABC transporter permease produces MVFTGNRRVLAVSVLSLLVPLSIFAACLFGAYGTESAQVMAVFKSALGIGAQKVDQALSFIVIDLRLSRVCLSFLVGMSLAVAGTVYQGILRNPLADPFTLGVSSGAAFGASLAIFSGSTMLGAELWARFGNLFLPLAALAGAMAALGAVLILGRIGGRLRRETMVLAGIVVATFLSALISLLKSLDEESVTSIVFWIMGSFQGRGWSHLQLFLPYFIAGMIPLVYYSRELDILSLGETQARHLGMDVSKVRMALLIGSGLLTGAAVAVSGIIGFVGLIVPHLVRMFQGAEHRPLLLSSSLLGGLLLVWSDVIARSLLSGGEELPVGVVTALLGGPFFCIVLRSGFKGGST; encoded by the coding sequence ATGGTTTTTACAGGCAATAGAAGAGTACTGGCAGTCAGTGTACTGTCTTTGCTCGTGCCGCTTTCCATCTTTGCCGCCTGTCTTTTCGGGGCTTACGGAACTGAGTCGGCGCAGGTGATGGCGGTATTCAAATCCGCTCTTGGAATCGGCGCACAGAAGGTTGATCAGGCCCTTTCCTTTATTGTTATTGATCTGCGTTTGAGCAGGGTCTGTCTGTCATTTCTGGTGGGCATGTCTTTGGCTGTAGCCGGGACTGTCTATCAGGGAATCCTGCGCAATCCGTTGGCTGACCCGTTTACCCTCGGAGTGAGCAGTGGGGCGGCTTTCGGGGCCAGTCTGGCGATTTTTTCCGGCTCGACCATGCTGGGCGCGGAGCTCTGGGCCAGATTCGGGAATCTCTTCCTGCCGCTGGCTGCTCTTGCCGGAGCAATGGCTGCGCTCGGCGCGGTGCTTATACTTGGGCGTATCGGTGGAAGGCTTCGCCGGGAAACCATGGTCCTTGCCGGGATAGTGGTTGCGACTTTTCTTTCTGCGCTAATTTCATTGCTCAAGTCCCTTGATGAGGAGTCCGTAACCTCCATTGTTTTTTGGATTATGGGCAGTTTTCAGGGGCGCGGCTGGAGTCATTTACAGCTTTTCCTGCCGTACTTTATAGCTGGCATGATTCCGCTGGTTTATTATTCTCGCGAGCTGGATATTCTCTCTCTCGGTGAAACTCAGGCCCGCCATCTGGGTATGGATGTTTCCAAGGTGCGTATGGCCCTGCTGATCGGTTCCGGTCTGTTGACCGGGGCGGCGGTGGCTGTTTCCGGGATTATCGGGTTTGTTGGACTGATTGTTCCCCATCTAGTGCGGATGTTTCAGGGGGCGGAGCACAGGCCTTTGCTGCTTTCATCCTCCCTTTTGGGCGGGTTGTTGCTGGTCTGGTCCGATGTCATAGCCCGTTCGCTGCTTTCCGGTGGTGAAGAACTTCCGGTGGGCGTTGTAACTGCGTTGCTCGGTGGCCCGTTTTTCTGCATTGTACTGCGTTCCGGTTTTAAAGGTGGCAGCACATGA
- a CDS encoding ABC transporter ATP-binding protein gives MISVKDLKAGYAGREVLHGINLSLSAGSMTAILGPNGSGKTTLVSSISGVLSPLEGRIEIEGREVNAYRPRELAGIMAVLPQRVDPAFGLTVKSMVMMGRYAHGSGFFGYDAEDERICAEAIKRVGISHLTERSVAELSGGEFQRVLMARTVAQQARIMVLDEASSGVDVAGKIELFDLLKSMNRDGATIACVIHDLNLAALYFDRLVFLRKGNVVLDGSPAEVITEENISNVYETSVAVVEHPRLGVQQVLFSPAAG, from the coding sequence ATGATCAGTGTTAAGGATTTGAAAGCCGGATACGCAGGGCGTGAAGTCCTGCACGGAATAAACCTTAGTTTGTCTGCTGGTTCCATGACCGCCATTCTCGGTCCCAACGGTAGCGGAAAGACGACCCTTGTCTCATCTATTTCAGGGGTGCTTTCTCCATTGGAGGGCCGGATTGAGATTGAAGGGCGGGAGGTTAATGCATACCGTCCCCGTGAACTGGCCGGGATTATGGCAGTGCTTCCGCAACGGGTGGACCCCGCTTTCGGGCTGACCGTTAAATCCATGGTTATGATGGGCCGTTATGCCCACGGTTCAGGTTTTTTCGGTTATGATGCAGAAGATGAGAGAATTTGTGCCGAGGCCATAAAGCGGGTCGGGATCAGTCATTTAACTGAGCGTTCGGTTGCCGAGCTTTCTGGAGGAGAATTCCAGCGGGTGCTTATGGCCCGGACTGTGGCCCAGCAGGCCCGGATTATGGTGCTGGATGAAGCTTCGTCAGGCGTGGATGTAGCAGGAAAGATCGAGCTTTTCGATCTGCTGAAAAGTATGAATCGCGACGGCGCAACAATTGCCTGTGTGATCCATGACCTTAATCTTGCAGCTCTGTATTTTGACCGTCTGGTCTTCCTGCGTAAGGGAAATGTGGTGCTGGACGGTTCTCCTGCGGAAGTTATCACAGAGGAAAATATCTCAAATGTTTATGAAACATCTGTTGCGGTTGTTGAGCACCCGCGTCTCGGCGTTCAGCAGGTCCTTTTTTCTCCTGCTGCTGGTTAG
- a CDS encoding ABC transporter substrate-binding protein, which yields MFMKHLLRLLSTRVSAFSRSFFLLLLVSLAGTVSVGHAALSITDDFGNEVILQVPARRIVALYGSFNEILYAMDLGERLVARTAADHYPEQITSLPSIGTHMRPNPELIVALKPDLVLQMAGRSQAATALDPIKTRGIPCAMFKVSSFEDMFSMVRRLGVLTGEPESAAGLIESMNARLNAVSQKYVTSSVMPSVFFEIRYPNLLAAGQGSIVDDIIRHAGGVNCISNHKKIVRMGEEELMRLNPRTYVYQAGRMNPSPVRPDERSHFKLIDAVRNKRILKVDESVFSRPGPRNVEAVEILADFLFNNKEK from the coding sequence ATGTTTATGAAACATCTGTTGCGGTTGTTGAGCACCCGCGTCTCGGCGTTCAGCAGGTCCTTTTTTCTCCTGCTGCTGGTTAGTTTAGCAGGAACTGTGTCCGTGGGGCATGCTGCACTTTCCATTACTGATGATTTTGGTAATGAGGTTATCTTGCAGGTTCCGGCAAGGCGTATTGTGGCCCTTTACGGATCATTCAATGAGATTTTGTATGCCATGGACCTTGGAGAAAGGTTGGTGGCCCGGACTGCTGCGGATCATTATCCGGAACAGATTACGTCGCTGCCGTCCATAGGTACGCACATGCGGCCTAACCCGGAACTGATCGTGGCCCTGAAGCCTGATCTTGTTTTGCAAATGGCAGGACGCTCTCAGGCCGCAACAGCCCTTGATCCAATCAAGACAAGGGGCATCCCGTGTGCCATGTTCAAGGTGTCTTCGTTTGAGGACATGTTTTCCATGGTTCGTAGACTGGGTGTGCTTACCGGGGAACCGGAATCAGCAGCTGGTTTAATTGAGTCCATGAATGCGCGGCTTAATGCGGTGTCGCAAAAGTATGTGACTTCATCGGTAATGCCGTCAGTTTTTTTTGAAATACGTTATCCCAATCTGCTGGCTGCTGGTCAGGGTTCAATCGTCGATGATATTATCCGCCATGCCGGTGGAGTTAACTGCATCAGCAACCATAAAAAGATTGTGCGCATGGGCGAGGAAGAGCTGATGAGGCTGAATCCGCGAACTTATGTTTATCAGGCAGGACGTATGAATCCTTCTCCTGTCAGGCCCGATGAACGCAGTCATTTCAAGTTGATTGATGCAGTGCGTAATAAACGAATTTTAAAGGTGGACGAGTCGGTCTTTTCCCGGCCCGGTCCCAGAAATGTGGAAGCCGTGGAGATTCTTGCGGACTTCCTCTTCAACAACAAAGAGAAGTAA
- the cobI gene encoding precorrin-2 C(20)-methyltransferase, producing the protein MSNSGKIYGIGVGPGDSDLLTVRAVRVLEKVDIVFAASSTKNKYSHSLEIASEFVRDDCEVVKLGYPMTRDKDVLREAWEENCHIACDMLKGGKTAAFLTLGDPLIYSTFGYMMQTMKMMCPEVEFEVVPGITSYQAAAARSQQVLVESGQNLLLTSGVSDPEKFAKSLDNVDNAVILKAYRNFPELRDKVNEMDKMDVKFYTRLGLDGEAIYLDINEVPEKTNYLSLMLLTAKK; encoded by the coding sequence ATGAGTAATTCTGGAAAAATATATGGTATCGGGGTCGGTCCCGGTGATTCCGATCTGTTGACAGTGAGAGCTGTGCGGGTACTTGAGAAAGTTGATATAGTCTTCGCAGCCTCTTCAACTAAAAACAAGTATTCCCACTCTCTTGAAATCGCTTCTGAATTTGTGCGTGATGATTGTGAGGTGGTTAAGCTTGGTTATCCCATGACCCGCGATAAGGATGTGTTGAGAGAAGCATGGGAAGAAAATTGTCATATTGCCTGTGATATGCTCAAAGGAGGTAAGACAGCGGCCTTTTTGACCCTTGGTGATCCGCTGATTTATTCCACTTTCGGCTACATGATGCAGACCATGAAGATGATGTGTCCTGAAGTTGAATTCGAGGTAGTGCCGGGCATCACTTCCTATCAGGCTGCAGCAGCAAGATCGCAGCAGGTATTGGTAGAATCCGGTCAGAATCTGTTGCTTACTTCCGGTGTTTCCGATCCTGAAAAGTTTGCCAAGTCTTTGGATAACGTAGACAATGCCGTAATCCTAAAAGCCTATCGTAATTTTCCTGAACTGCGCGATAAGGTTAATGAAATGGATAAGATGGATGTAAAATTCTACACCCGTCTGGGGCTGGATGGCGAGGCCATTTATTTGGATATCAATGAGGTTCCTGAAAAAACGAACTATCTTTCACTTATGCTGCTGACTGCCAAGAAGTAG
- a CDS encoding aminotransferase class IV, producing MIRKVDSNEYIDAMLSAMRAGTEKICAFYEHRIGLVCTDPKLMLMPWDDHLVHRGDGVFESMKFVDGKLYQLEPHLRRMKRSARTISLEPPCSWDELRDIILEVAGAAGVDSGMVRVMLGRGPGGFGITPYECPVPSLYIVVYKFEPKPESWYEKGVTAFRSKVPAKQPYLATIKSIDYLPNVMMKINAKEEGFDVPFCFDDLSFLAEGATENVCIVGQDGKLYTPKFTNSLAGTTIARALQLIEDEIEVDFRAISEEDILLAREVIICGTSIDAVGVVRFNKKPIHDVRPGPICKRMRELLQKDLQETGTPIIMS from the coding sequence TTGATTAGAAAAGTAGACAGCAACGAATATATTGATGCCATGCTTTCCGCAATGCGTGCGGGAACCGAAAAGATCTGCGCATTTTACGAACACCGCATCGGGTTGGTCTGCACAGACCCGAAACTCATGCTCATGCCTTGGGATGACCACTTGGTCCATCGCGGAGACGGTGTCTTTGAAAGCATGAAGTTCGTAGACGGCAAACTTTACCAGCTTGAACCGCACCTGCGCCGCATGAAACGATCGGCACGCACAATCAGTCTGGAACCGCCCTGCTCATGGGATGAACTTAGGGATATCATTCTGGAAGTAGCCGGAGCAGCAGGTGTTGATTCCGGCATGGTCCGGGTAATGCTTGGGCGCGGCCCCGGAGGATTCGGAATCACTCCATATGAATGCCCGGTTCCGTCCCTGTACATTGTCGTCTACAAATTCGAGCCCAAACCCGAATCATGGTATGAAAAAGGCGTAACCGCTTTCAGAAGCAAGGTTCCGGCAAAGCAGCCTTATCTGGCTACAATCAAGTCCATCGATTACCTCCCTAACGTAATGATGAAAATCAACGCCAAGGAAGAAGGATTTGACGTACCCTTCTGCTTCGATGACCTCAGCTTCCTCGCAGAAGGTGCAACTGAAAATGTCTGCATTGTCGGTCAGGACGGTAAGCTGTATACCCCGAAATTTACCAATTCTCTGGCAGGTACAACCATTGCCCGCGCCCTTCAGCTCATTGAAGACGAGATTGAAGTTGATTTCAGAGCCATCTCTGAAGAAGACATCCTGCTGGCCCGTGAGGTCATCATCTGCGGCACATCAATTGATGCCGTAGGGGTTGTTCGCTTTAACAAAAAACCTATCCACGATGTCCGTCCCGGTCCCATCTGCAAACGCATGCGCGAATTGCTGCAAAAAGACCTGCAGGAAACAGGAACACCGATTATTATGAGCTAA
- a CDS encoding aspartate-semialdehyde dehydrogenase, with translation MSTKNPRVAVVGATGAVGREMLKVLEQRDFPASEVVPFSSARSAGTKVPYKGEELTVIELKEDSFEGFDLALFSAGGGTSEKFAPLAAKAGCVVVDNSSQWRMDPKIPLVVPEVNPEDLDWHPGIIANPNCSTIQMVVALKPIHDAAKIKRIIVSTYQAVSGTGQKAITELETQVSRLFNGKDIVPSVYPHQIAFNCLPHIDVFMDNGYTKEEMKMVNETKKIMGDDSIKLTATTVRVPVFYSHSESVNIETEEKVTVEECRNMLSSFPGITVVDYPEKNLYPMAIDCAGEDDVFVGRIREDETIENGLNMWIVSDNIRKGAALNTVQIAETLIERDLVRVK, from the coding sequence ATGAGTACCAAAAATCCCAGAGTTGCAGTTGTCGGGGCCACAGGCGCGGTTGGACGTGAAATGCTCAAAGTCCTTGAGCAGCGTGACTTCCCCGCATCCGAAGTTGTTCCCTTTTCTTCCGCCCGTTCCGCAGGAACCAAGGTTCCCTATAAAGGTGAAGAACTGACTGTTATCGAACTGAAGGAAGACTCCTTTGAAGGTTTTGATCTCGCTCTCTTTTCCGCAGGCGGCGGTACCTCCGAAAAATTCGCACCCCTTGCTGCTAAAGCGGGCTGCGTAGTCGTGGACAACTCCAGCCAGTGGCGCATGGACCCCAAAATCCCTCTCGTTGTGCCCGAAGTTAACCCCGAAGATCTCGACTGGCACCCCGGCATCATCGCCAACCCCAACTGTTCCACCATTCAGATGGTTGTTGCGCTGAAGCCCATTCACGATGCTGCAAAAATCAAGCGTATCATTGTTTCCACCTATCAGGCAGTATCCGGCACCGGACAGAAAGCCATCACCGAACTGGAAACTCAGGTAAGCAGACTTTTCAACGGCAAGGACATCGTACCCAGTGTCTACCCTCACCAGATCGCTTTCAACTGCCTGCCGCACATCGATGTTTTCATGGATAACGGCTACACCAAAGAAGAAATGAAAATGGTCAACGAGACCAAAAAGATCATGGGCGACGACTCCATCAAGCTCACCGCTACCACAGTGCGTGTGCCTGTCTTCTACAGCCACTCCGAGTCCGTGAACATTGAGACCGAGGAAAAAGTAACTGTTGAGGAATGCCGCAACATGCTTTCCAGCTTCCCCGGCATCACCGTTGTGGACTACCCTGAAAAGAACCTTTACCCCATGGCTATCGACTGCGCAGGTGAAGACGATGTATTCGTTGGTCGTATCCGCGAAGATGAAACCATCGAGAACGGCCTGAACATGTGGATTGTTTCCGATAACATCCGCAAAGGTGCTGCACTGAACACTGTACAAATCGCCGAGACACTCATCGAACGTGATCTGGTTCGTGTAAAATAG
- a CDS encoding methylenetetrahydrofolate reductase yields the protein MKIIDLINKNGQFISLEFFPPKDRESWPKFFEVVDKLKVLNPLFASVTYGAGGGTQDNSLEIVKRMKQDAGIEPLAHLTCVGASPENISEFVSALQEADVENILALRGDAPADDKDFDFNTQIFKHGSDLVTYVKDKHPGVGIAVAGYPEAHLESPSIKEDFKWMKYKIDEGGEFIITQLFFDNRVYFDFCDRLKGMGIDVPVLPGVLPIMSLKSAKFILSLCGAAIPGKFLSALEKAHAEGGDDAVYKLGIEFATRQAQELLDGGAPGVHLYTLNRAKACLEIGQALKF from the coding sequence ATGAAAATTATCGACTTGATCAATAAAAACGGACAGTTCATCTCGCTGGAATTCTTCCCTCCCAAGGATCGCGAATCTTGGCCTAAATTTTTTGAAGTTGTAGATAAGCTTAAAGTGCTGAACCCTCTCTTCGCTTCCGTAACTTACGGTGCAGGTGGCGGAACACAAGACAATTCACTTGAAATTGTCAAAAGAATGAAGCAGGATGCAGGCATTGAGCCTCTCGCACACCTGACCTGTGTCGGTGCCAGCCCTGAAAACATCAGTGAATTTGTTTCCGCACTCCAAGAGGCGGACGTTGAAAACATCCTTGCCCTGCGCGGAGATGCCCCTGCTGATGATAAGGATTTCGATTTCAACACCCAGATCTTCAAGCACGGCTCCGATCTCGTAACATACGTAAAAGATAAACATCCCGGCGTTGGCATTGCTGTAGCCGGGTACCCGGAAGCACATCTTGAATCTCCTTCCATCAAGGAAGACTTCAAGTGGATGAAGTATAAAATCGATGAGGGCGGCGAATTCATCATCACCCAGCTCTTTTTCGATAACCGGGTCTACTTTGATTTCTGCGACAGACTCAAAGGTATGGGCATTGATGTGCCAGTGCTCCCCGGAGTGCTTCCCATCATGAGCCTCAAGTCTGCAAAGTTCATCCTTTCCCTGTGCGGAGCTGCCATTCCCGGAAAATTTCTCAGCGCACTGGAAAAGGCCCACGCTGAAGGCGGAGATGATGCAGTGTACAAGCTGGGCATTGAATTCGCCACCAGACAGGCACAGGAACTGCTGGACGGAGGCGCACCCGGAGTCCATCTTTACACTTTGAACAGAGCTAAAGCCTGCCTTGAAATCGGTCAGGCATTAAAATTTTAA
- a CDS encoding NUDIX domain-containing protein: protein MNKKPIEVVAGVIWKDGLFLSAERPKGKDYAGWWEFPGGKVEYNESFGDALVRELQEELGITPTNFDFWMEKTVEYPEYTVHLNFFDIWDFSGQVKSLEDQRFDWFDITDIRDVKFLPVNYEVLEMLKERELNK from the coding sequence ATGAATAAGAAACCAATTGAAGTTGTTGCCGGTGTTATCTGGAAAGACGGACTTTTTCTTTCTGCTGAGCGCCCCAAAGGTAAGGACTATGCCGGATGGTGGGAATTCCCCGGCGGCAAGGTCGAATACAATGAATCCTTTGGTGATGCACTGGTGCGTGAACTTCAGGAAGAACTAGGTATAACTCCTACAAACTTTGACTTCTGGATGGAAAAGACTGTAGAGTATCCCGAATATACAGTACACTTAAATTTTTTCGACATCTGGGATTTTTCAGGTCAAGTGAAGTCACTTGAGGATCAGCGTTTTGACTGGTTTGATATAACCGACATTCGCGATGTAAAATTCCTACCCGTCAACTACGAAGTCCTAGAAATGCTGAAAGAACGGGAACTTAACAAATAA